Proteins encoded in a region of the Pelobates fuscus isolate aPelFus1 chromosome 11, aPelFus1.pri, whole genome shotgun sequence genome:
- the LOC134576948 gene encoding proline rich transmembrane protein 1B-like — MASPPPSGIPAEANEPPRFLNFPRITGAPQTSEPTMLTVPPPYSQLPEVIVPPPYAELPEFAVTPSEPHPAMFVLPPPYSQLTEIALPPPYTELPGASVTPSESQPRVINNQPPPYLKTQRTIRTVISSFYLPPPEANRNMVNTSQHNRTDGSPQYDDYMRYSILNLLFCCTVFAIGAIIYSYKTRDALKRGDTFLAQWASARARAQNLKALACGIFVHFAWIIYVIYYCVTHRYAYYYNDNHYFNG; from the exons ATGGCGTCTCCTCCACCAAGTGGAATTCCAGCCGAGGCTAACGAGCCGCCACGATTCTTAAACTTTCCAAGAATTACTGGAGCTCCCCAAACCTCAGAACCAACAATGCTCACGGTTCCTCCACCATACTCACAACTACCCGAGGTCATCGTGCCTCCACCCTACGCAGAACTCCCAGAATTTGCAGTGACTCCTTCAGAACCCCATCCAGCAATGTTCGTTCTGCCTCCGCCTTACTCCCAGCTTACTGAAATTGCTTTGCCTCCACCTTACACAGAATTACCTGGGGCCTCAGTGACTCCATCAGAATCCCAACCAAGAGTAATCAATAATCAGCCTCCACCATATTTAAAGACTCAGCGAACAATCAGAACTGTGATTTCCTCTTTCTACCTGCCACCACCAGAGGCCAACAGGAATATGGTCAATACATCACAGCACAATCGAACGGACGGTTCTCCGCAATATGATGATTACATGAGATACTCCATTTTGAATCTCTTATTCTGTTGCACCGTCTTTGCGATAGGTGCCATTATTTACTCTTATAAG ACACGAGATGCTTTGAAGAGAGGGGACACTTTTCTGGCTCAGTGGGCGTCAGCGAGGGCACGGGCGCAGAACCTGAAGGCGTTGGCATGTGGAATCTTTGTGCATTTTGCCTGGATTATCTATGTTATTTATTACTGTGTAACGCACCGCTACGCATATTATTACAACGATAATCATTACTTCAACGGATAA